The Denticeps clupeoides chromosome 1, fDenClu1.1, whole genome shotgun sequence genome segment AAACACCTAGCAGGTCCCCAGGTTCTACATTACATGCGGTGATGAGGTATCCGGCGACGATGTTGTGCTCTGTTTGGGAGAACGCACTCGTCCCCCCATAGACTCCAGATTCGGTCGACAGATTCATCGCTCCCACTCACTCGCACCAGGTACGAGCAGCGAGGCCGAGAGACGCCGTCCACGGAGCGTGCGAACGGGGAAATGCGGGGAGATTTGGGGGCTTTTGTCCCTCCTGGTTCAGAGAACTGAGGAGGCCCTTGTTTCAGGATtaatttggacacacacacacacacaccacacacacacattccccccGTTCTCGCTGGTGGAACTGGGTGGTGGAACTGGGTCAGATTCTCTCGTCCTCCCACCCGGaacaatgaaaaatgcattcaagTCATAGTGAAGGCATATGGGTTAATTTCTCCATATCTGGGGAAATCAAACAGAACCTTCACTGATTGGATCAGCGTAGGGTTCTGAGGACTAATAATTGGCTGATTGATTTTCTATATCGGTTCCAATCATCTTATcccagaatacacacacacacaccaacagaacgTCTCAAAATCTGGAACCACAGAGCCAGGCCAGTGAaccagttttatttttcatcttatTTCGACTCCCGCCAGTCCATGTGGTGGCGCTGCTACATTCTAACGGCCATGAAAGGGAACACGTGACGCAGCCGCGCTGCCCGGAAGCAGCGAGAATGTGCGGTCATGTGACTCTGTCTGAAAACGCCACGGTAAACGCTGAGAGTCGGATCGGGAGGTGAAGTTAGGTTTTCGTTTCACCGCGGACCTCCTGTGTGCTGCAGGTGGAGTAACGCTGGTGTAGTAATGGCGGATGTGAGTATCTCTGATCACTAACGAACTCGCCGCTGATGCGGAGAAGGTGAAACGCTGCAGCTTCTTCTTTTTATGTTGCAGGATCTGAGAAGGTTTTTATATAAACAGTTACCCAGGTACCGTATAGAAAAGCTCTCTGTctgcgtgaaatgagtgtcattgtctgtctgtccgtccgtctgtctgtctgcgtgaaaagagtgtccttctctgtctgtccgtctgtctgcgtgaaatgagtgtccttctctctccatctgtctgCGTGAGATGAGTGTCTGTcactgtctgtctatctgtgtgaaatgattgtctctgtctttctgtctgtctgcgtgaaatgagtgtctctctctgcctgtctgtgtgaaatgagtgtcattgtctgtctgtccgtccgtctgtctgtctgcgtgaaaagagtgtccttctctgtctgtccgtctgtctgtgtgaaatgagtgtccttctctgtctgtctgcattaaATGattacctgcctgtctgtgtgaaatgataatctgtctgtgtgaaaagagtgtccttctctgtctgtccgtctgtctgtgtgaaatgagtgtccttctctgtctgtctgcattaaATGattacctgcctgtctgtgtgaaatgataatctgtctgtgtgaaaagagtgtccttctctgtctgtccgtctgtctgtgtgaaatgagtgtccttctctgtctgtctgtctgcgtgaaatgagtgtccttctctgtctgtctgtctgcattaaATGattacctgcctgtctgtgtgaaatgataatctgtctgtgtgaaatgagtgtccttctctgtctgtctgtctgcgtgaaatgagtgtccttctctgtctgtctgtctgcgtgaaatgagtgtccttctctgtctgtctgtctgcgtgaaatgagtgtccttctctgtctgcgtgaaatgagtgtccttctctgtctgcgtgaaatgagtgtccttctctgtctgcgtgaaatgagtgtccttctctgtctgcgtgaaatgagtgtccttctctgtctgtctgactgcgtgaaatgagtgtccttctctgtctgtctgactgcgtgaaatgagtgtccttctctgtctgtccatctgtctgtgtgaaatgagtgtccttctctgtctgtctgtctgcattaaATGattacctgcctgtctgtgtgaaatgataatctgtctgtgtgaaatgagtgtccttctctgtctgtctgtctgcgtgaaatgagtgtccttctctgtctgtctgtctgcgtgaaatgagtgtccttctctgtctgcgtgaaatgagtgtccttctctgtctgtctgactgcgtgaaatgagtgtccttctctgtctgtctgtctgcgtgaaatgattgtccctgtctgtctgtctgtctgtctgcgtgaaatgaatacctgcctgtctgtgtgaaatgataatctgtctgtctgtcagtgtgGAGGGGCTACATGCTATCGTGGTGACGGACAGAGATGGAGTTCCGGTCATTAAAGGTAAAATCTCATCAGTTCAGTTCACCTGCTGCAGTGTCCGTGTGTGAGACAGATGCGCCTCATTTATTGGGAGGGGCAGAAGGCTGTAAGACTCTCCGCCCCCCTCTGCAGTCACTAATGACCCTGTACTGATGACCTCTTTAGTTGCCAATGACAACGCACCGGAGTATGCGCTGCGTCCCACCTTCCTGTCCACCTTCGCTCTCGCTACCGACCAAGGCAGTAAACTGGGACTGTCTAAGAACAAGAGCATCATCTGTTACTACAACACGTACCAGGTACTCACGCGCTACACGTCATCACATACTTACACACTACACGTCATCTGTTACTACAACCCGTATCGCATACTTACACGCTACACGTCATCTGTTAATACAACCCGTATCGCATACTCACACGCTACACATCATCTGTTAATACAACCCGTATCGCATACTCACACGCTACACATCATCTGTTACTACAACACGTACCAGGTACTCACGCGCTACACGTCATCACATACTTACACGCTACACTTCATCTGTTAATACAACCCGTATCGCATACTCACACGCTACACGTCATCTGTTACTACAACCCGTATCACATACTTACACGCTACACGTCATCTGCTACTACAACCCGTATCACATACTCACACGCTACACGTGATCTGTTACTACAACCCGTATCACATACTTACACGTTACACTTCATCTGTTACTACAACACGTACCAGGTACTCACGCGCTACACGTCATCACATACTTACACACTACACGTCATCTGTTAATACAACCCGTATCACATACTTACACGCTACACGTCATCTGCTACTACAACCCGTATCACATACTCACACGCTACACGTGATCTGTTACTACAACCCGTATCACATACTTACACGTTACACTTCATCTGTTACTACAACACGTACCAGGTACTCACGCGCTACACGTCATCACATACTTACACGCTACACGTCATCTGTTACTACAACCCGTATCACATACTTACACGCTACACATGATCTGTTACTACAACCCGTATCACATACTCACACCCTACACGTCATCTGTTACTACAACCTGTATCACATACTCACACGCTACACGTCATCTGTTACTACAACCCGTATCACATACTTACACGCTACACGTGATCTGTTACTACAACCCGTATCACATACTCACACCCTACACGTCATCTGTTACTACAACCTGTATCACATACTCACACGCTACACGTCATCTGTTACTACAACCCGTATCACATACTTACACGCTACACGTGATCTGTTACTACAACCCGTATCGCATACTTACACGCTACACTTCATCTGTTACTACAACACGTACCAGGTACTCACGCGCTACACGTCATCACATACTTACACGCTACACGTCATCTGTTACTACAACCCGTATCACATACTTACACGCTACACGTCATCTGTTACTACATGTGCCATGTACTTGCATGCACTACTGATGCtatttcatctgtttttttgtcgTCAGATTGTTCAGTTTAACAGGTTACCACTGGTCATTAGCTTCATCGCCAGCAGTAACGccaacacaggtaacacacacacgctgatccTCAGCTGCCTACGTAATGTAAGAGACTGGATTCATGACTTGAATCTTTTCACAATTTGATTGGTTGCTGCATCGCCTGGGATGTGATTGGCTGCCTCTTTCTGCAGGTTTAATCATCAGCCTGGAGAAGGAACTTGTTCCGCTGATCGACGAGCTCAGACACGTGGTGGAGGTGGCTTAGTTGTACAACACAacactttagtttttttaaggACAGTTCAtacctggacacacacatacaggtctTTGATGCTCCCTCATGAATGTAACCCTCTAGCTTATTGTCTTCTAATCAATAAAGTTTTGATGTTCATATACGATTTGAAATGATATTTTGATTAAATCAGGATTTGAGCGTAAAATAGGCACTGGACACAAGGTGCTGACGGCTGTGCGAAAATATTATAATGCTCCTCTGGCCATCTGACATAATGAAAAGTGCATCTTATAGAGAAACACCttgttatttacatatttattgtaaaatacatAGATTAATGAATGATCTTCTGACCAGTGTCCATAAACTCAGGAGTTCAATTCAAAACAAAACCTAATTTACATATTTAGAGATCATAATGATGAACATTCATCACAAAATATCATCACAAAAATATCATACAGTATTTACACTCAGaaatgttctctctcacacacacacacacacacacacacacacacaccaaaagtgACTGTGGCTGATTATTTCCCTTCAGCCCTGGAATTCTGTTCTGCGGGTGTTCTGCAGTATGGCCACCTCCAAAGTCCTTTCCACTCAGAAACAGGAAGTAGGGACAAACTGAGTAGGATGAAGTTCAGAAAGCCCCACCACCTTCCTTCTGCTCCTTGCTTCATCTACCTCTTCTTATCTGTGACTGGACAAAGAAGTGGAACGTCAACATCCTGATCCATTTCTACAGCAGATGTGTAGTTATCAACTGCAGATGAGACTTAAAAGGTCCTATATTATGAAGATGTTCACTTTTTCTTCTGCAAACATCCATTTGAGTCTGTTTGATTAAAATGGTCACTTAATTTACTAAAGTTTTCAaagacaaacatacacaatgcagctggaaaatattcacagcgcatcactttttccacattttgtggtgtttaATAGAAGGTTTAatatcagatcaggacccgtaacaggGTTTCAATCTCAGATCAGGAAGCGTAAAATGGGGTTTAATATCAGATCTGGACCTGTAACAGGGTTTCATCACAGATCACGACCCGCAACAGGGAGTTTCATCTCAGATGAGGACCCATAACAGGGGGTttcatctcagatcaggacccataacaggggttttaatctcagatcaggacccgtaacaggGGGTTTCATCTCAGATCAAGATCCATAACaaggggtttaatctcagatcaagATCCGAAACAGGGGGGTTAAATCTCAGATCAAGATCCGTAACAGGGTttcatctcagatcaggaccaaTAACGGGATTTAATCTCAGATCAAGATCCATAACAGGGGGTttcatctcagatcaggacccgtaacagggagtttcatctcagatcaggacccgtaacaggGGGTTTCATCTCAGATAAGGACCCGTAACAGGGGATTTAATCTCAGATCAAGATCCATAACaaggggtttaatctcagatcaagATCCGAAACAGGGGGGTTAAATCTCAGATCAAGATCcgtaacagggggtttaatctcacatcaggacccgtaacaggGGGGGTTAATATCAGATCAGGGACCataacaggggtttaatctcagatcaggacccgtaacatGGGGTTTCATCTCAGATCAGGGCCATTAAaagggggtttaatctcagataaATAATCTCAGGAGCTGGTCTGCTGTGTGGACCGTAATGTACTGGTTTATTGTAAATTTGAAACCTCCTCACCAGTTTCCAGCGTAGGATTCTGATCCACTCGTCAGCTTCTGCCCCAGACTTGGCACACAGATAGAATGTACGTTCAGGAAAGACCAGactgagagacagaaagtgTTCATCAGAGGTGGTTTAATGTTATTCATAtccctgtgtgctgtgtatgattGTCGTGTTGTTTAGACATGTCGTAAATTATGAGCAGGGAGCTGATTATGTGCCTGGTATTGGCGGAATAAAGAACGGATTGCAGAATGAACGCCGAACAGGAACAAATATATTTGCTGCAGTATAAACACATAACGGAAAACAAAGTGTATGGGCGTTGGTTCAGAGTGAACAAGGATCACTGATCCTGGTCTGATTCTGCTGAGATGCACCTGCGCTGCGGGGCACTGGAAAGTTGTAAAACTCAGCAGCAGGAAAAGCTGGTTCTGCTTCACATCAACTTCCTCTTTATCAGTAGAGCGGATTCACAGCTGAGGGCTCATacactttctgtctctctgtgtatgtgtcttgCTCATTTGCTCACCAGAAACAGTTTATTCTCTCCCGGCTGTAGTCGAACTGGACAGCAGAACATGCAGTCAAGTCCAGGGTTCTAATTGGTTCCATAAACTGAGACAGACAGATGCTGTAAATCATTCaggaaattaaaatgcatttttggatTCAGCAGAGGGATTCAGCATGAACATACACTTCCTCACCATTTTATCCTTAAAGTACTTGAGCTGGTTCCTGCTGAGTGTGAACCAGCGCTGCTTCCAGCTCTGAGGAGATCAGACAACTATGTTACTCCACTGTGACCTTTAACCCATAGCCTCTGACCTTTTGAGGCTTCTGTTCAGCTCACCTTAATGATGGAACCTTGTTTCACCAGGTATCCCTCTTTAGTGCccaactgtggaaaaaaaatgaatgaggcAAATGACTGtaggaatatgtgtgtgtgtgtgtgtgtgtgtgtgtgtgtgtgtgtgtatatacatacagcAGTAGCGACGGGTGTGAGGTCAGAGTGCTGGCGGCCAGACTGAATGgctgtgtgcacacacactgactcgTAAATTGGCGGTTCCTCTACCCAACGTGGATATGGGAACTTCAGAACAATCAGGTGCCCTGAAgatggagagcagtgtgtgtttgtgtgtgtatataatacattttatatacaataCTGTGCaaatttttaatttcttttattaaaaaaacatgttaaaccCAGTTTATCAGGTGTGGACCAAGGCCTGTCATCGTAGATGGGCCTTCAGGTTTCTGGCTCTCTGATGGCAAAGGGAAGCTAGTGGGCCAATGGCATTGCCATTGTGTATCTCCATCCAAGAAAATATCTCTTCAAGACAATCTGTAGTGTCTGAACTGAGGAACAGCAATCAATAGGCAGATAGATCTGTATATCATCCGCAAAACAATGTTGTATTTCCTGAAAATTGATCCTAGTGGcagttaatatttaaaaaaagaatggggCCTAAAATAGAACCCTGAGGCACACCACAGCTAAGAGGTTATTCTGTCAAGGAATACTGTGCTGTGGTGACATTTAAAAACCTTAATGGAACAATGGGAGTTGAGATGTGACTGTATTTGCTTGTGAAGAACATTCTTCCAACACCTtacagggctctagagtgcaaCCAGTTTGGTCACACAAGCtatatcatttttaaatggtCCGACGGGTCATTCAGGgggaaacatttctgttttattgccaTCTGTTTCATAGCAACAGGCAGCAGTAAATAGATCAGGCCGAAATGATAATCGAAATGATGAtaaagttcaagcccttaaaacacttgcacttttaaattagattttatttttatttaattgatcttgttttaatttcagttaTTTACCTTTCTTCTAGAATTGTACTTCAAATAAAGactttatgttaaccagattgatatttaataatttacaagtcaatattgccaatatgcacaatatgaatttggtgcacctaactttTGTGATGGCGCACCCAAGAAAAAAATAGTTAGGCGCAGCCAGTACAACCAGTACAAAAAGTTAGTCCAAAGCCCTGCCTTAGATATGGGCCAAAAGATGGATAAAACTCTGAGGTCAAGGTTCCGCGTTTTAATGAAACTGTATGTTAATGACGCAGGCTTGTCTCATGCTGGAACACAAAAAGACACCACTGATGAATTTATCAGGTCAATAATAGAGGCCGAGGCTGTTCAAGTTTGAGCAGTAAGTGGGCCACAAATGCATATTTATCCTAGTTGGGGAGGAGAGGCAGCAGTTACAGCAGGATCAGGGGCATCTACAGAGGGAGCAGAGATGTTGATAATAAAGACGGTGAAAGCTCAGTGCCAGTGCTAATGATCATCACTGTCACATACACTGCttgtccacaaaaaaaaaaagtccccaccTGGATTAAGGGGTGCATTTCAGCGACCCCAATGGCCCCGTCTTCAGACAGAAGGAGAACAAGGAGCCCTGTAAATAATGTATGTGAGTTTTTGTGAGGACCTGTCTCACTGCCCAGCAGCGGTTGGTTGGCGATGTGGCACATGAAATCCTGCAGGCTGGGAAAGCTGCTGAATCCGAACGCGTAGCGTCCACTGCAGCGCTTCACGGTGAAATGCTTCACCGAGTCTTTGGCCCTGTGGAACACAGGAGCGTTCTCAGTTCGGACGGTTCCACCAGCAACCACAGCGCCGTCCAGAGAGGAAGCAGTGAAAAGTGGCAGCGCGTTGCCAATTTTAACAATGCAAGAGAGAAGTGAAAGGAGGAACTACAGAACCAGAACCCATTACAGATCACCCGAAAACATGTCAACAATGAAATAtatacaattaacatttaatccatgtatttattatgcatgcaaatatttcgggtggtagtagcctagtgggtaacacactcgcctatgaaccagaagacccaggttcaaatcccacttactaccattgtgtccctgagcaagacacttaaccctaagttgctccagggagactgtccctgtaaatactgattgtaagttgctctggataagggcgtctgataaatgctgtaaatgtaaatatttcccaGTCTAACAGTGATAATATGGCAATATTATTGGCTGAACTATTGAAaaaagagaagtggagatgacAAGGGCTTCTTTTGagtcaatggggaaaaaaatcaaaggaTGTGTCTGCTCCACTTCTAGAAAGCATGCAAATATTCATAAAAGGTCTACAGGTATTCACCAAGGAATTTTGTACATTTCTCAAGGCAAAACTGTGCCACCTGCTTCGGGGTAGGTGGGTTGGGGTTCTCAACTGGACTGAGCTCTTAGTCTTCACTAGTCCTCATTCCCTTTACACCTTCATTCCAGTGTCAGATCTCACATATTTGGGGAGAGCATCTCTAGGTCTAGTCAGAAACTAATGGTGGAACACTTCAGTTTTAGGTAGGAGAAAGAACTGGAACATTCAGCCTGAGGGATTGTGCTAAGTAAACCTGACTGGTTCAACCTGGAAGGCATGGCCGTGGTGggtcctgtgtgtgttggtggggtGGACGTGATCAGATCTGAACTGAGAGTGACAGAGAGGAGGACTGACCTGACGGACAGAGCGAAGCAGTTGGCTTCATGTTGACTGGTCCTGAGCAGGAAACTCCCATCACATCCATTAGACAGGAGAAGAGCTTCAGCAGCATGGCGAGATAAACCATAGTGATACCAGctacagacaaaacacacacaacacatacacacacctactgtACTTCATCCATGTATACTGAACACATACCTACTGTACTTTATACATgtatactgaacacacacatatacacacacctactgTACTTCATCCATgtatactgaacacacacatatacacacacctactgTACTTCATCCATgtatactgaacacacacatacacacacctactgtactttatacatttataccgaacacacatacacacacacctactgtactttgtacatgtatactgaacacacacacactgtacttcaTACATGTATActgaatacacacatacacacacctactgtACTTTTACATGTATACTGAATACACACCTACTGTACTTTATACATgtatactgaacacacacaccttctgtactttttatatgtatactgaacacacatacacacacacctactgaactttatatatttatattgggGGAGAAAAAGTATTTAATTTCCTGCTGATTATGTAAGTTTGCCCGTGAACAAACAAATGACACGTCTgtcatttcagttcagtttaacattgagagacagaacataacaaataaatccataaattaattactttttcatgaatgaaataagtatttgatctgctatcaatcagcaagatttctgtgtcccagttgtattttatacaggtaaagAGGTGACATTGATCGCTTCTCAACTTGTTACCTGTATAaaaaactctgcaccatggtcAAGACCAAACAGCTCTCCAAGAATGTCAGGGACAAaattgtggacctacacaaggctggacCTACCCAAGACTATAAAACCATCAccaagcagctgggtgagaaggtgacaacagttggtGTGATTATTCACAAATGGAATAACCATGAAATAAACTGCCAATCTCCCCTCAGTCTCCTTCAACAAcgttggagtaacaatagacaaccaactctccttctcgcctcacatcaacaatctttcccgttcatgtagattccttctctacaatatcagacgaatccgcccttatctgtcaacacaggccacccagatcctggttcagtcccttaataatctcacgactggactactgcaactcccttctagctggtctacctctatgtaccatccgacctctacaactcatacaaaatgcagcagcacgactgatcttcaccTTCctaattctcccacaccacccctctgctacgttccctccactggctccagtagctgcacgcatcaggttcaaaatactgatgctggcctacaaagccaaacatggagtagcaccatcctacctcacagcccttattacacctcacactgcacctcgtatactccgagcctccagtactgctcacctggtccctccatctctgaagataaaaggaagacgctcatttagactcttctccgtcttggctcctcggtggttgaatgaacttccagtcagaacagctcagtcactgagcactttcaaacggcatcttaacaccttcctctttagagaatatttagatgaacttgtcacattcttattgtctgacttacgtatagaaactagaacagagtgaataaaaagattgtattcatagttggaaGTCCTAGAGccctgaaccagaactgaccacttcatctaTGGttacatggaagcacattgtaagtcactctggatcagaTGGTCTGCCAAAtggccacaaatgtaaatgataccTGACAGAGTCCAGCTCGTCCGTGACACCCTCGGTGGAGTGCGTGGAACCGCAGCTGCTCAtcctccgccgccgcccctCCTGTCTAGCTGAGCCGAGAGTGAGACACAGTGAGAGGGAAACAGAG includes the following:
- the LOC114775199 gene encoding ragulator complex protein LAMTOR3 isoform X1, whose amino-acid sequence is MADDLRRFLYKQLPSVEGLHAIVVTDRDGVPVIKVANDNAPEYALRPTFLSTFALATDQGSKLGLSKNKSIICYYNTYQIVQFNRLPLVISFIASSNANTGLIISLEKELVPLIDELRHVVEVA
- the LOC114775199 gene encoding ragulator complex protein LAMTOR3 isoform X2 — protein: MLQDLRRFLYKQLPSVEGLHAIVVTDRDGVPVIKVANDNAPEYALRPTFLSTFALATDQGSKLGLSKNKSIICYYNTYQIVQFNRLPLVISFIASSNANTGLIISLEKELVPLIDELRHVVEVA
- the LOC114774731 gene encoding dual adapter for phosphotyrosine and 3-phosphotyrosine and 3-phosphoinositide-like, whose amino-acid sequence is MSSCGSTHSTEGVTDELDSVSWYHYGLSRHAAEALLLSNGCDGSFLLRTSQHEANCFALSVRAKDSVKHFTVKRCSGRYAFGFSSFPSLQDFMCHIANQPLLGSETGHLIVLKFPYPRWVEEPPIYESVCVHTAIQSGRQHSDLTPVATALGTKEGYLVKQGSIIKSWKQRWFTLSRNQLKYFKDKMFMEPIRTLDLTACSAVQFDYSRERINCFCLVFPERTFYLCAKSGAEADEWIRILRWKLSQIRRGR